The window TTTGAAACCACCCAAAAGTCCTCATACCAATGGAGATATCATTCCATTTTTATTAACCCATGATCTTTCTCTAGATCTTCCAATGTGGGACTTTGGTTGCATCCCAACAATCCTCCCCTCAAACGAAGTTCCACTATTATTCTAATGGTCCGAGCCTCCCCTCAAGCCTTATTCGTCCTCCAATCGAGGTTACTCCACTTCACTGCGTTGGAGCGCACGTCTTACATGAATACTGGGAGCATAGACCACCTCGAGAGTTTAATCAAGGACTTTTACCGGGAGCCCTCACCTCCTTCGTTTAGGTATCGAGGATTCTACCCACACGGCTCGATCTAgaccatggctctgataccacttgttagaaccaatggaatccggatatctccacactggtatgatattgtccactttgggtTTTAACCCTCATGGTTTTGCTTTTGGAACCACCTAAAAGGCCTCATACCAATAGAGATATCATTTCATCTTTATTAACCCATGATCTTTCTCTAGATCTTCCAATGTGGGACTTTGGTTGCATCCCAACAATATAAATACACATATAAATTTAGAAATTTACTTTTTACCTTTCTTGAATATTACTTTCATTCAAAGAAGATTAAACTGGttcatattttattcttttatttcattgtataatctgttttaattaattgatgacGGGACTCTAAGTAGGGATAATCACATTAGTtaatgtgtgtgtatgtatatatatggtaaattgaacaaaaagcctacacatttttttttaatatgctaAATCCCCATGGTGTCGTTAAATTCAGAACTAATTAAAACCCCATTTCAAAAAATCAATAAACTGAACTTCCTTGTGTCATTAAATTTCTCGCTAAAACCCCATGTCAATAAATCTTTGGGTAGTTTTCTAAAAGGCCCTTTTCTGtactttcttttttaaaaaaatgtagacCTCATTTATAATGTATTAATTTCAATATATACGCAGGGTCACACCGTTGGTCCATCAGCCATAATTTTCTCTAAATCTTTTATAATACAGTACTTGCTTTTTAAGCAGCCGCATATGAAATTATACCGAAAGGTATAACAATTAATAAAGTCGAAAATGCTAAAgaacatttgaaatttttaattcGCTGTAAAACAAGAGGGAAAAAACATTTATTGttctattattttcaaaatttcattttctagaaatacatttattttattttagcatAGATTTCAGCTGCAAATTTAACTTACATGGGATCGAGTTTTATCTTTTGAATCGTTATAGTTTTTCAtggtctttttttttcaaagatgAACAATGTATTACTACATTAGATGGAATCTCTCCATTAAACCAATCTACATTGCTGATAACACAAAGGCTTCACATTCCAGCCGATGAGCCACGCGGTTGGACAGAAATGAAAGCAGCCAATTCCAACAGAGTTTGAATATCCATTTGTGAGAACACCATTTGGTCCCTAGTCCTCGGCATAGCCATTGATGATGTCGACAGCTTGCAACGAATTTGAGAAAACACAAATATCATTTGTGGATAACTCATCAGCGCCTTTCACCGATGCGGGATTGTAGTTTTTCATGGtcttatacatatataaataggGGGAAAAATTAACTTGTAATTGAATTTTATCATGTATCTTTACATAATTTCATAGCAAGAAAACGACTACATAGTTTTATTAATCATTAAGATTATTCAAAGATTCTGGAAACAAGTCTGCCACAGCTCATAATTTCAACCAATCCGATGGAATTGGAGATCCATTTCCATCCTCCTCCAAAAATGAAACCTTAGCATCAACTAAACGACTGGAAGAACACTCCCCAGATCCTGACTCCGGCCGATTCACTCTCCCCACCAGTTGTTCTCGGAACCTTTCCAGTTTCTCCTTCGTCTCTTTCAATCCAGCCAAATCAACGGAGCCCAAATCCTCTATCAAAACTCGGCTCGAAAAGCTTTCGAGACCCTCTTCAATCTCCTTCCCCTTCCTTTTCTTGATCTCCATCTCCTCATTTATTTGATCACACCGATCTTTCAACTGTTGCATGTTGGTCACAGGATTGAAACTCTGTTGATTCGGCATCGGAAAATGGCTCAAGAACTGGTCTGTTACATGGTCCACGTTAGGGTTTCCGAATGAATAAGCTCTATTGCACGGGGAGAAAACGATTATGGCGATCTTGGCCGCGCACAACGTAGAAAGCTCGGTTGCCTTCTTGAACAACCCGCTCCTTCGTTTCGAGAAGGTGACCACTCGAGCATTCTCGTCTGCTATCAGTTTCATTTCGATTTTTCTTCTCCCCAGTGATGGCCTCTTCCTTTTCGGAGGCGCCATGTGGGAAGAATTTGGTGCGGTGTGTGAAGAAGAATGACACCAAATTTATAGGCGTTTTGGTGCATGGTGAGTAAAGGCCATAATAATTAATAGAAACAAATCTTGGTTGGATTACCATAATACAACTCGgatttttggaagattttccATAAATAAATGGAAAGCTTTCCAAAAACTTGACAAggactattttattttattttttgcatcGTATTTGGGTAAGTTTGTAGATATAGAATACATTTTACtgaaataccaaaaaaataaagtgTTTTGGAACTTTATCTgaacttatttttttttggaaacatTGGGTTTTAAGTattcaatttaattatataaaatatttttatcaaatttaaaataaatttactatatataggtaaaaatgtaaaatatattttgacaattttttatatattttaaaattttcatatatgtAGGTTACAATAATATTATATCGTAGATattatgatattaattatgatttaacttttaaaatagTAGGAAAGAAAATGTATATATGTAATCCATCCATTGGTGTTTGAACCATTAGACAGATGGATCTTACCTGTGGCTGCACATATTCATTTCTGAACAGTGGGATAGgaaataaaatttcagaaaatttattgatattgttatttataaattttattttatttttaaattatacttgaaattaataataataataatttttttttacaaaaaaaaaaaaaaaacgtcaACGCGATCGAAAGAAAATTACAATCTGAAaacacattttctaacaaatgGTCGGTGTTcgattcttttctttttgtctGATAGATGAAAAATTGTGGGAAGGGTAATTCCATTTTTCTTCGCcattttatatttcatttctGAATGGTTGGTGCTCTTTTCTCTTAGGGGTGTAttcaattttagaaatttaattatttttagtaaCTTGGATAAAATTTAATAGTTTAGAGTCATTTAACATAAACTTTTATGAATTGTGTACATGTTTAGTAATATCCAAATTAGACATTTGTATTCAATCTATAAaagtttaaatatattaaacaaaaataaatgatgtggactaaaatatattttttatatttaaaaaaatacgtGGAACATTGAAAATAAATGTTCAACAAATATTCTATCTCATCAAAGGATTGAGATTACACTTGGAATGTTACTCATGGTttttggtcccacttgcggtaatttgagataataaaacccgaaaataaagaataaaatggacaccgagatttacgtggaaaacccctaaaaattattaaggtaaaaaccacgggcaagatgaaaagaattccactataatattttgtggtgtacaactcactcaccgtgtttccaaagagaacacgccctctcttaatacaggagaacaaacacctcacaaatattatacaacgttataagatgagagaaaactcgaagaagggattgagaatgggatgatttcagaatgaaggggcgagctctatttatagagccacttgaccgtgtgaagacgcgtataaaatGCGTCTTCCATCTTTCCACGAAATTTCCTTCGTCAACATTTTGCCTGCAAAACGTGTTAATAATTTTGTCCCCACGTCCTTACCTCATTCAATGCTCATGCCGACAATGGTTGTAACATATGCCCATTTTACTCATCGATGAAATATGTACTCTTAACATATTTCTTAGAAAACTACTataattttaagtaaaatatcAAGCGTTCGATCTTACAATTAGCATTAGAATTAATGTCACACGTTctattctcattgattgcaaagagTGTAATTATCGGAAACGAGATTATTTAGTATAATTATATTCTCTCATGGTTAGAGCATATTTCAAATACTATGTTTCGACTGCTCTAACCATGAGAGAACATATATTTGTTCAACATTTAATTTCAATGTTCCacgtatttttttaaatataaaagaataaattttagtacaaatcatttatttttgttgaatatATTTAAACTTTTATAGATTGAATACAAATGTCTAATTTGGATATTACTAAAAATGTATACAAATTCATAAAAGTTTATGTTAAATAACTCTAAACTATTAGACATGAGTTTAAATCTAATTTCTATACCAGTCTTTGCTCTTTGCCACACAAGTAGCTTTGTCAACACGGCTAACGGGACGCACCGCTCGTAACCCGTCTATTTTATGTGGTGTGATGAACTTACCCACCAACCTAATCGATTTATTGTTGAATTAGGCGGGACGGCCCGACGACCTAACCTATTTTGACCACTCTAATAGCAAGCGACCACTCCAATAACAACTAATTAATTCGGAGATCAATCTACATAGATTAAGCGATtctgatttatatattttgtcaTATCAAAACTGTATCAAGAAAATaggaataaattaaatcaaaaccAAACATATAATCAACATAGACAAGGTTCTCTATTTCCCTCTAAGGCTCTAACACATTTAATCCATCACCtgaaatatcaaattataacaACATGCAAGTTAAGGAGATGAAGTGATCAGTAAGATCGCGCGCGTAGTTTGAACTCCGTCTTCATGTTTGTACGGTATTCTTGGTCAAGTGTTCTCTTCCACAAGCATTCTCCAACAATTTGAGCAGGAAGAATTTAAACAACCATATTTTCCACGAGACATAGAAAAACCAGACTATAATTGGAGTCGCTCTTAGTTTCATAGGCCCGTGTTCTCTCATTTTCCATATGCCAGCGTATGGGACATGAACGAGCGAGCAGCTACAAGAAAGATGAAAACTTGGTAGAGATCCcttgacaaaataaaaaatcttgcTTTGGTTCAGTCAAAGTTACTTGAGACAATTTTATTGCCACATATAAGTAATACAAAATTGTGTCAGAAACAAAATGGTAACCAGGTGCAATGCAGAAAGCAGATTGAACTCGCAGAAGAATTTTGTTCCGGACTAACTTAAAATCCTCTGGTGGCCATACTGGCCCGTAGAAATAAACAGAGAATTAAAACTCAAACCACGGAATATCAAACTCGCGGTCAAAAAATTTAAGGCTTATGTCCCTCCACAATCGTAAGGATTGATTGATAAAAAGTAGGCAGAAGATTACATGCACTTGATTTACATTCAACAAAGATGAGCGGTAGAGATTCAGGAGATTATCACAAGActccatattcatatcattcGATCACTACATCATGATGGCACTTATAAGAGTGAAGCTGATGAATATTAGTTACAATACGATCAGTCTACCAAGCATTCATCTGTGGAATGCTTGAAAAAGCCATTACCTATCTTGTACTTGATAACCATGAAAAAGATAGATGAATGCCTACTGGCGGTTTAATTCAACACAAATTCATTCATCTTCCTCGCACTCCGCTCTCTTGACATACTGAGAGTTAGTTCGTGATAGGAGATCAAGAGTTATAGTTCATcgatatgattttgattttatggcTATAAAGGATGCAAAGAATCATAAGTTCCATCTCCATATATATGTACGTGACCACTTGATAGGAGTAGACCTGTGAAGATTACCTCCAAGCATTTCTGTGTCTCGAATTCCGTCTGACTTTTGAGATATTCCTAAGCTATTGTATTACGCAAAACTCGACACATAATGCAATGAGTTGAATGTGAAGGCACTACAAGAATGTTTGATATGTATGGAAGTATGAAACCCAAATTCTTTTTCTCTATCTGTAGAGGGCAGGCGACGAATATGATACATATGGGGCTTAAAGAGTTTGAATTCTGATACAAAGACAAAAAAGTTCACACACTCACAATGCAGAAAACTTTGGCTTGTAGAAGGGAGTATGGAACCGAACCAAACTTTCTTGAGTCATTGCTTTTGTAAATATTATCCCCCTCTATCCAAATATGCCCTTCTGGCACCTAAAAACATTGAA of the Primulina huaijiensis isolate GDHJ02 chromosome 1, ASM1229523v2, whole genome shotgun sequence genome contains:
- the LOC140972501 gene encoding agamous-like MADS-box protein AGL29, encoding MAPPKRKRPSLGRRKIEMKLIADENARVVTFSKRRSGLFKKATELSTLCAAKIAIIVFSPCNRAYSFGNPNVDHVTDQFLSHFPMPNQQSFNPVTNMQQLKDRCDQINEEMEIKKRKGKEIEEGLESFSSRVLIEDLGSVDLAGLKETKEKLERFREQLVGRVNRPESGSGECSSSRLVDAKVSFLEEDGNGSPIPSDWLKL